A region of the Deltaproteobacteria bacterium genome:
CGTAATCTCCATAGGTCTCTAACTCCACGTAGTCATTTTTCGCCTAGTATACCGTTTCCAAAAAGTAAAATATTTAACTTACTTTTTGGAAACGGTATAATAAATATAGCTTGCCCGTTGTGCTGTTCTATAATCCATCAAGATATTCATAAGATCTGCCGACAAATATAGCAACAAATGCGCAAGTCGAAACAACATTATGAATTCTCGGCTAAAAAAAACATTAAAAGCTGAACGAGGCTCTACCACCTTAGTATTCGAAGCAATTTTGCTAGTTATTCTGCTATTAGCTTGCCTGGCAACTCTGCGCTCTATAGAAGGCAAAGCGGCGAAAAATATGGAACTCTCATCGCGCTGGCTAAAATGCCCAAGCATCCTGGAATGCTCAACTGACCACTACTAACTTCGCATAATAAATCGGTTTTTCCTGGTGCACGAATAGCTTCTCAAATTCAGTACTGATGTTATTAGCAATAAACTCGCTTCCGTAAATGTCAAAAGTTTCCTCTAATATGCTGAAATTATGAAATGATTTCGCCAAATCGAGGAACGATTTGAAATACTCTTCATGATCTGTCTTTACTGATAAAAAGCCGCCCGTCTTAAGCCTATCTAAGCAAGTGTGCATGAAAGCTGTATTTAATATTCTATGTCTTCTTTGCTTAGTCTTTGGCCATGGGTCTGGAAAATTTACATAAACTGCCGAGAGTTTAATATTGGAAAAAATTTCATCTAATTTGCGAGCATCCATTCTTAGAACGTAGACATTTTCGACAGAATCACGCTTAGCCTTTTCGATAGTTCTCACAGCCCTTTTAAATCGTAGTTCAAAACCAAAGAAAGCCGCCTTTGGGTTTCTCCGACCTAGCTCGAGCAAATGCTCACCCGAGCCAGAACCTATCTCACAGTAAATCTCATTCGAGCAGTCGCAGATCGAACGAATCAGTGAGTGGTTCTCCACACATTCATCCGAATTAATAATCCTTCCTGGGAAGCTATATGATTTATCGCGATAAGGATTCACGCGGCATCAAAACAAATTAGGGCGCATCGGATGGCGAGTATAAAACCCCTGTCCCTTCATCCTTTTTCTCTTCGGGCTTTTTCTCTACTGGCTTTTCCACTGGCCTACACACAATCGGCCGACGTTTTGGAACTTTGTTAAGCGCCTCAATGCAACGCTTTTCTCGACTTCTCGCCTCCTCTATAAGTGCTCTTGCCTCTGCTAATATTTTGCGACTTAATTCTAGTTGGGACGACGACTCGTCGACAAGCATTTGAGACCGGCGCAGTGACTCATCTATCTCAGCAGACGCTTGCACCACAACAGTCTCTGGATCCTGCACTGGAAGCGCCGGCGCACAGGCGACTATAAAACGCACTGCGGTGCCAACAATAACAACCAACAGCAACGATTTGCAAAATTCTCTATTTGTTTTAAACATGAAGCCACTTATAGCAAATGTAAGAAAATATTCAGAGAAATTATGCGATAAATATCAACAATTTGCAAGTAAAGTGATCACGATAGCACATAGTCCGGACACGGATGACTTTTTTTTATTTTGGGCGATTGCCAGGCAAAAAATTGACCTAAAAGGGCTCAATTTTCAATTCTCTCAGCACGACACTAGAATATTAAATCGCCTAGCTGCTAATTGCTCTCATGATGTGGTAGCAATTTCCCTAGCTGCTTACCCTATGGTTCGAGAGAATTATCTAATACTTCCTCATGGAGCTAGCATCGGACGTGGCTATGGGCCAGTATTAGTTTCTAAACTTCTTTTCCCCATTGAAAGCATTAACGACATGCGCGTAGGTATTCCTGGAGATACTACAACTGCCGCCGCCGTACTTCGAGAATTAGCTCCAGACGTAAAAACAGTGGAGTATTCCATTGAGCCATTTAATGTGGGATTTTCTGCGCTAGAACGGCAAGAAATCGATGCACTATTGCTTATTCACGAGGGACAGATTTCTTATGGACGTCGAAACTTAAATTTAATAGTCGATTTGGGGAAATGGTGGTGCGAAAAAACAGGTTTGCCACTACCACTAGGCGTAAACGCAATTAGAAAGGATTTGGGCCCAGAACTTATAAGTAAAGTCTCATTCGTTTTGAGAGCGTCTATTAAATATGCGCTAGAACATAAGCAGGATGTTTTGCGGGATTTAGTTGGTATCAATTTACAGAGAAACGCGGACGTTAGTGATCACAAGCAAATCTGCCAGTATTTAGATATGTACGCCAATCGCGACTCCTTGGAGCTTACCGAAGACTGCAAAAGGGCTATTTCTCTGTTAATTGCCAAACTCACTGGGCTATTGCCCGAATCGATAATCGAATACGCCCCATAAGCGTATCTAGTGGTGGCTATATGTATCTGTCGTTTATGGAGTTTTTCTAAAAAGAACATGGACTTTTTTTAATAGCTATTATTATTTTTTTTAAGTCCTTTTGCTTAACAGACTAATGCATCCATTCCATAACAATACTAAAGGATTTGTCGGGAAGTTTGCTCTCCTGCTAAAGCCACCTAATGGATTAAAAAAGTTGTATTAAATATCAAAGTGTCTAAAAAGATTTCTTATTTATCAATCGCATTTAGCCCAAAATCATGGCTAGCATGGGTTAAACACTGGCATTCTCTTCCGGTGTTGTCCTGGCTCGCGGGAGCCCATTATTTTCGCGAGGGAGATTATGAACTAGCCTCCAGGCATTACCTTAAGGGACTTAGAGCGCATAGTCGCCATCGTGCCGCTAGTTGTGCGAGGCTCGATTATGCATATTGTCTATATAGGCTTGGCAAATGGATGGAGGCAAAGGAAGAGTTACAGGAGTTAGTTTGCGGCGATACGAAATTAAAACTGGCCTATCTGTTACTCGCTAAGATTGAGCTGCTAACGAGCCAACCGAACTCAGCTATCCGCGTTCTTGAATCATGTCTTAAATTCTTTCCAGATGATGTTCAGGTCATTACGCGCCTAGCCCACGCGATGGCGGAAGCCGGCGATATCGAAGATTCCTTTGATTACATACGCGCAATGCTGGCGCGATTAAAATCGCGACTTCCGATAGACGATCCACAAACGACTCCTGTCGATACTGCAATTTGCACTGTTGAACTTGCTCGAGGCAACCTGGCTTACGCTCAACATTTGCTTTCGAGAGTCCTTGCAGCAGAGAATGCGCCAATCGAAGCTTCGCTCCTAAAGGCGGAGCTATTACTCCAATGTGCGCGAGTAGTACAAGCACGAAAACTAGCTGTGCGAGTCATGTACGAAGCTCCGAGAGATCCTAGAGCGCCATTACTAATAGCTCGCAGCTATCTCTCTCCACCGAACCTAAGCGAACCTACATGGGCTGTCCAAATGGCTGAAATTGCATGTAGACTAACATTTTGGCAAAATACCAAGTGCATGGAAACTTTGGCATGTGCGTATAAGATGGCTGGTCGAGAGGATTCTTCGGAGTTGCTAATCGAGAGGACAATGGTTCTACAGCAGGTAAAGGAAATCAATCTCGAAACCATTAAGGAGATTGAAAATAGCGTAAAACTTCTACAGGATATTGATTTAGTCCATACTAAGGTGTTAATCAATTAGCTGTAATGAAGCAGCTATCGGCGGATGATATATTTAGAAAGTGGAATCACTTACTTGAGGCCGGAATCGTGTCTGGCATGGGTTGCTCTTGTTTTGTAACACTTGAAGGAAGCGCACCTAAAACTTGGGAGATAAAGGGAGCCGCCATCGATCTCGATAATATGGCGCTCCACAGCAGGGCTTCAAATGACGAGATCGGCCAAGCAAGAAATCGATGCGAATTATCCACCTCTGAAGATTGCTTTTTATCCATCGCACAAGGAAAGTTATCGCCACAGGTTGCTTTCTTGCATGGGCAATTAAAGCTTGCGGCAAGCCATTTGAGCTCTGCCTTGAGACTTGGTCCACTCATTGCGGAACTAGTAGAAAAATCAAGGGTTTAACGTGTTTGACGATCTTTATCAGGAACTAATACTAGACCATTCTCAGCACTCGCATAATAGGGGGAGCTTAGGCAATGACGTGCCAAATGTTTTTGTCAACAATCCCGTTTGCGGCGACGAATTGCATCTCTGGGTAGACTTTTCTAACGGTCGTGTTTCTGAGGCAAAATTTAGTGGGCGCGGATGCATGATTAGTCAGGCTTCGGCTTCTATGATGACGGATCTATTAAAGGGAGCCGATATTGTGCGTTTAAAACAGCTAATCGATGATTTCCAGAGCGCCTTAAATGGAAGCGGCGGCGAAGAGGACAAAAAACGCCTCGGCGATCTAGTAGCCCTAGAAGGGGTTAAGGATTACCCCGTGCGCATGCGCTGCGCTTTGCTAGCCTTTGAGGCGTTGCGCCAAATCATTCAAAAAGCTGAGGCTGCATCTCCTACTCAAGCCGACACGCTTAAAATAAGCGTCAACTGCTGCTAGCACCTACCAACGACCGGCCTGGGCTACTTAAGAATTGGGTACGCCCTTAAGTGCAGCCCAACATGCATCGGCAATGATCGGCGCAACTTCAGTGGGAGAGTTTTTAGTGTATCCATCTAGCCAGTCGCGCATAAAACTAAGTGGTATGCCGAAAAGAATCGACCAAAAAACTTCGGCATTTATTTTCGCAATTTCGCCTTTGCGAATACCATTCTTAATGGCCTTAGTAATTGTCCGTCCCAGGTGGTCAAAACCAATAGAAGTCGGACGAGCGACTCCAGTATTAAGAAATTCGTCATGCCTAGCTAGCCACAAATAATGAGACCAAAGAAGATGGGTTTCGGCAAACTGCAAAAAAGCTAACACAATGGATCTCACTTGCGTCTCTAAATTTGCATTTTGATCTACTGAGTCGTTTAATGCGGCGCGAAAATGCCGAATCCCCAGTTTATAGAGCTCACTGGCAATCTCCTCTTTATTTAAGAAATGATGATAGATTGAACCGATGGAGCATTTTGACTCGCGGCTTATATCGGGAATGTTGGTATTAAAATAACCTTGTTCGACAAATAGTTTAAGAGCCGCATTGAGCACTCGCTCACGAGGACCCTGAGGCATGTCCTCCACCGGTCCTTGGTGCGACGAAGGCATTATCGCTAATCACCCCCACCTGGACAGTGGCAGTCATCCTCTTCGCAGTCGTCGGAACCAACATCTACGCCTTCATTGAGTTTTTTTCGCAATATCTGACTCGGCTTAAACTTAACGACATTGCGCGGCGACAAAACTATACGATCTCCTGTTTGCGGATTGCGCCCTGGCCTAGCCTTCTTGCTCTTCACTTCAAAAACGCCGAAACCAGAAATCATTACCTTCTCGTCCTGCAACAAGCCGTCCTTTATGAGCTCAATATAATCTTCCACCAAGGCAGTAGCTTTTTGCTTATCAAAAGATAAAGTGACATAAATCTCATCAACTAAATCGGCTTTAGTTAAACATCTACTGGAGTCGCTCATAAGACCTTCCTGAGTGATTTAATAGGCTTGTTAAAAAATATAAAGCAGTTTTTTTACTGTATATAACTTAGTTTTTTGCGGAAGACAACGAGTTTATGCAAATAACCACCTATAATGACTGAATAATTGCCAATTCTGTCGAATCGGCACACAATAGAAATGTCTTTGTTAAACAAGTTAGCTTTCGCAACAAAATTGAGATGAAAGATAACTCTAAGAGATTTGAGTTTTTTTAAGCAGACCTGTATATCGTTTGCAGAAAGCAAGTTAAATATTTTACTTTCCGCAAACTGTATTTCTTGTTTTCTGGCAAGTGCCTTCGCGCTTGCTGTTTATAGCACATGTAAAAATGCTTTTTACATGTGCTATAGATTCTGCACCTAGTCAATTTTTTAAATGCATTAATCTTAAGCGTTATTTGCCGTGACTGAAACGATCAGAAGTAATAATCAAACAAGCTTTTCCTTTGGAGCTTCGCGAAGGATTTTTGTTCCGGGGCGAGTCCACGATATTAAGGTGGCGATGCGAGAAATAAGCATTGACACTTGCGAAGAAGACATAGCGACTAATTCAAAAACAGGTTTTGTTACATACGACACTAGCGGACCTTTTAGTGCAGGTTACAGCTCTATTACGGATCTTTCGAAGGGCATCGAGCCATTGCGCTTGCCATGGATACTTGGCAGAGAAGACACTGAAGTATCGAGCTCCAGTGGCTCATTAGCGCCGGACAGTTCTTTAAACAGCCACTGCGGCATAAAGAGGCCTTCAGCTTACAGGACGCCTCGTCGCGCTAAAGCTGCTTGCAACGTTACGCAAATGCACTATGCGAGGCGCGGAATAATCACGCCTGAAATGGAATACGTTGCAATACGCGAGAATCAATGCCTCGAACAAATGAAGGAATCCTTTTGCAGCGCGCTAGATTCACACCGTGGGCAAAGCTTCGGAGCTGCCATTCCTAGACTCATTACTCCTGAATTCGTCCGCGACGAAGTTGCTCGCGGAAGAGCCATAATTCCGTGCAATATTAATCATCCTGAAAACGAGCCAATGATAATCGGACGGAACTTCTTGGTAAAAATCAACGCGAATATCGGGAACTCAGTTGTTTCTTCTGATATCCGAGAAGAGGTGGAAAAGGCCATATGGGCATTTAAATGCGGCGCAGATACGATAATGGATCTTTCTACTGGAGCAGATATAAACGAGACCAGGGAATGGATTATCCGCAACTCACCAGTGCCGCTGGGAACGGTTCCTATTTACCAGGCGCTACAAAAGGTTGCTGGCGTGGCGGAAGAACTGTCGTGGGAAGTATTTCGCGATACTTTAATTGAACAGGCTGAACAGGGAGTCGATTATTTCACCATCCACGCCGGCGTTCTAAAAGATTATGTGCCGCTAGCGGCTAAGCGAACAACAGGCATAGTCTCTCGAGGAGGAGCTATTCTCGCGAAATGGTGCTTAGCTCACAATCGAGAAAATTTTCTCTTCGAACATTTTGAGGAGATCTGTGAAATCATGAAGGCTTACGATGTGGCTTTCTCCTTGGGAGATGGCTTGCGTCCCGGCAGCATCGTCGATGCTAATGATGCTGCGCAATTTGCAGAGTTAAAGACATTGGGCGAGCTAACAAAGATTGCCTGGGGCCACGATGTCCAAGTCATGATCGAAGGACCTGGGCACGTTCCGATGCAGTTAATAAAAGAAAACATGGACAGGCAGCTAGAGCTTTGTGGAGAAGCGCCATTTTATACGCTTGGCCCATTAGTAACGGATATAGCGCCGGGTTACGATCATATTACTTCTAGCATAGGCGCGGCGATGATTGGCTGGTATGGTTGCGCCATGCTTTGCTATGTCACACCCAAAGAGCATTTGGGCCTTCCGAACAAAGAAGACGTGCGCGCAGGGGTAATTGCCCATAAAATTGCAGCACATGCCGCTGACCTTGCCAAGGGGCATCCGGCAGCGCAGTTACGCGACAACCTAATGAGCCGCGCTCGATTTAATTTTCGCTGGGA
Encoded here:
- the thiC gene encoding phosphomethylpyrimidine synthase ThiC; this translates as MTETIRSNNQTSFSFGASRRIFVPGRVHDIKVAMREISIDTCEEDIATNSKTGFVTYDTSGPFSAGYSSITDLSKGIEPLRLPWILGREDTEVSSSSGSLAPDSSLNSHCGIKRPSAYRTPRRAKAACNVTQMHYARRGIITPEMEYVAIRENQCLEQMKESFCSALDSHRGQSFGAAIPRLITPEFVRDEVARGRAIIPCNINHPENEPMIIGRNFLVKINANIGNSVVSSDIREEVEKAIWAFKCGADTIMDLSTGADINETREWIIRNSPVPLGTVPIYQALQKVAGVAEELSWEVFRDTLIEQAEQGVDYFTIHAGVLKDYVPLAAKRTTGIVSRGGAILAKWCLAHNRENFLFEHFEEICEIMKAYDVAFSLGDGLRPGSIVDANDAAQFAELKTLGELTKIAWGHDVQVMIEGPGHVPMQLIKENMDRQLELCGEAPFYTLGPLVTDIAPGYDHITSSIGAAMIGWYGCAMLCYVTPKEHLGLPNKEDVRAGVIAHKIAAHAADLAKGHPAAQLRDNLMSRARFNFRWEDQFNLALDSEKARSFHDETLPSENAKSARFCSMCGPKFCSMRISHDVKKLGLTTDSTCPIENRSD
- a CDS encoding TetR/AcrR family transcriptional regulator; translation: MPSSHQGPVEDMPQGPRERVLNAALKLFVEQGYFNTNIPDISRESKCSIGSIYHHFLNKEEIASELYKLGIRHFRAALNDSVDQNANLETQVRSIVLAFLQFAETHLLWSHYLWLARHDEFLNTGVARPTSIGFDHLGRTITKAIKNGIRKGEIAKINAEVFWSILFGIPLSFMRDWLDGYTKNSPTEVAPIIADACWAALKGVPNS
- a CDS encoding integration host factor subunit alpha — translated: MSDSSRCLTKADLVDEIYVTLSFDKQKATALVEDYIELIKDGLLQDEKVMISGFGVFEVKSKKARPGRNPQTGDRIVLSPRNVVKFKPSQILRKKLNEGVDVGSDDCEEDDCHCPGGGD
- a CDS encoding ABC transporter substrate-binding protein, producing the protein MITIAHSPDTDDFFLFWAIARQKIDLKGLNFQFSQHDTRILNRLAANCSHDVVAISLAAYPMVRENYLILPHGASIGRGYGPVLVSKLLFPIESINDMRVGIPGDTTTAAAVLRELAPDVKTVEYSIEPFNVGFSALERQEIDALLLIHEGQISYGRRNLNLIVDLGKWWCEKTGLPLPLGVNAIRKDLGPELISKVSFVLRASIKYALEHKQDVLRDLVGINLQRNADVSDHKQICQYLDMYANRDSLELTEDCKRAISLLIAKLTGLLPESIIEYAP
- a CDS encoding SCP2 sterol-binding domain-containing protein gives rise to the protein MKQLSADDIFRKWNHLLEAGIVSGMGCSCFVTLEGSAPKTWEIKGAAIDLDNMALHSRASNDEIGQARNRCELSTSEDCFLSIAQGKLSPQVAFLHGQLKLAASHLSSALRLGPLIAELVEKSRV
- a CDS encoding SUF system NifU family Fe-S cluster assembly protein, producing MFDDLYQELILDHSQHSHNRGSLGNDVPNVFVNNPVCGDELHLWVDFSNGRVSEAKFSGRGCMISQASASMMTDLLKGADIVRLKQLIDDFQSALNGSGGEEDKKRLGDLVALEGVKDYPVRMRCALLAFEALRQIIQKAEAASPTQADTLKISVNCC
- the trmB gene encoding tRNA (guanosine(46)-N7)-methyltransferase TrmB; amino-acid sequence: MNPYRDKSYSFPGRIINSDECVENHSLIRSICDCSNEIYCEIGSGSGEHLLELGRRNPKAAFFGFELRFKRAVRTIEKAKRDSVENVYVLRMDARKLDEIFSNIKLSAVYVNFPDPWPKTKQRRHRILNTAFMHTCLDRLKTGGFLSVKTDHEEYFKSFLDLAKSFHNFSILEETFDIYGSEFIANNISTEFEKLFVHQEKPIYYAKLVVVS